The region AACCCCAGCAGGGATATTACAATTAAAAGTATGATTATTTTTTTCATCCGACCACTCCTCTAATTATTTGTTAAATAATAATTATCTCTACAGTTATCAAACTTTCTGGCAGAAATAAACAGCAGAGATATCTATTTAAATATATATGTCAATTTGTGCCGCGGTCATTTTCATTAATGTATAAAAGGAGAATGCATCAATGTCTGTAAAAAACCCCCTCGGCGAAAAGATAAGCCAGCTCAGACAATCCAGGGAGATGTCACAGGAAGAACTGGCAAAAGCAAGTAACAACGATGTTGAACTGATAGATAAACTGGAAAACGGAGCTCTTGTTCCCTCACTGACACCTCTTTTTAACATTGCAAGAGCCCTGGGCGTCCGACTTGGCACTTTCCTTGATGATGCACCCCAGAACGGCCCGGTACTTGTAAAATCAGGTAAATCAAAACATGTTGTCCGCTTCTCCGGCAAATGTTCCAATTGCAAAGAGAGTTCACTTGAATTCAACTCACTGGCAGCTGACAAACAGGACCGTCATATGGAACCTTTCATAATTGATGTACATCCACAAAAAGGAGAACATCCCCTATCATCCCACGAGGGAGAAGAATTTATTTATGTGCTGGAAGGTGAAATCGAGATTCTCTACGGAAAAGAAACCTACAATCTTGAAGCCGGTGACAGTATCTACTACGATTCCGTAGTTCCCCACGACCTGCATGCGGTTGATGAAGATGCAAGAATAATGGCAGTTGTATACACCCCTTACTAAGGAATTCCTATGTTCACACTAACAGTTGCTCCGCGTTTTGGAGATATTGACGGACTTCGTCATGTAAATAATACCGTAATTCCCGAATGGTTCGAAATGGGGAGAAATCCCATATTCCGGATATTTACTCCCGATCTGGACCTCACTCCGGAAAAATGGCGTCTTATTATGGCTCGCACAGAATTCGATTTCCTGGGAGAGATGTATTTTGACGGGGATGTCGAAATACGCACCTATATTGCCCGCCTGGGTAATTCTTCTTTTACAATCGGGCATGAAGCCTGGCAAAGAGGAGAATTAAAAGCAAAAGGTAAAGCAGTAATTGTACATTATGATTTCATGGAAAAGAAGTCTTTACCAATTCCACCTGAGATACGTACAAAGCTCGAGGAACACCTGATAGAGGAACAGTAAACATAAAGGAGCTGGTACTATTCGTTTTGAAAACGAGACTATAACAGATGTCTTCGAAGAGATGGTAAAAAAATATCCTCAAAAGGATTTTATGGTTTATCCAGACCGGAATCTTCGTTTTAATTACAGTCAATTCAATGAGCGTGTGGATGACCTGGCAAAAGGTTTGCTTGCCCTGGGACTTAAAAAGGGAGATCACATAGGCATATGGGCACGTAATATTCCCGACTGGCTGACTTTCTTTTTTGCCGCTTCCAAGATCGGTGCAGTACTTGTAACTGTAAATACCGCATACCGAAGCCACGAACTTGCGTATGTGGTAAAACAGTCCGATATGAAAGCACTGGCTATAATTGATGGATTCAGGAATGTTGACTATGTTCAAACTGTATATGACATTGTGCCTGAACTCAAAACACAGCAAAGAGGCAATCTTAACAGCAAGGAATTCCCCGAACTGAATCATGTTATCTATATCGGACAGGAAAAACACAGGGGTATGTACAATACCCGTGAATTGCTTCTGCTTGGAAAACATGGTTCTGACGGCGAACTTGCAAAAATAAAGGCATCCACTACCGCTGATGATGTGGCCAACATGCAGTACACATCCGGTACAACCGGTTTCCCAAAAGGGGTAATGCTGACCCACAAAAATATCCTCAACAACGGTTATTACATCGGTGAAAAACAAAAATTCACAGATCAAGATCGCCTGTGCCTGCCTGTGCCCCTATTCCACTGTTTTGGGATTGTCCTCGGGGTACTTGCAGCGCTGAGCCATGGGGCAACGCTGGTGATGCTTGAAACATTTGATCCGCTCCTTGTACTTGCAGCGGTCCAGAAGGAGAAATGTACGGCCCTCTACGGCGTACCTACCATGTTCATTGCAGAACTCAACCATCCAATGTTCGACATGTTTGACCTGTCATCACTGCGTACAGGAATCATGGCTGGTTCACCGTGTCCCATCGAAACCATGAAGAAGGTCATTTCGGATATGCACTGTGATGAGATCACAATTGCTTACGGTCTCACGGAAGCCTCTCCGGTAATGACCCAGACCAGTACCGATGATACCATTGAAAGGAGAGTCAGTACCGTTGGTATAGCAATGCCACAAATAGAAGTTAAGGTCGTTGATCCGGATACAGGAGAAAAACTCGGCCCGGGACAGCAGGGCGAAATCTGCTGCCGTGGATACAATATAATGAAAGGTTACTACAAAATGCCTGAAAAGACAGCCGAAACAATCGATAAAGATGGATGGCTTCACAGCGGTGATCTGGGGACAATGGATGAATATGGATACTACAAGATAACCGGACGTATCAAGGATATGATCATTCGCGGCGGGGAAAATATCTACCCAAGAGAGATAGAAGAATTCCTGTACACCATAGACGGTGTCCGGGATGCACAGGTGATAGGTATCCCGGATGACAAATACGGTGAAATCGTGGGTGCTTTTGTAATGATTCAGGAAGGGTCTGACCTGAGCGAAGAAGACATACGTGATTACAGTATGCAGAAAATTGCAAAATATAAGGTTCCAAAACACGTCTTCATCGTGGATGAATACCCAATGACAGCAAGCGGTAAGATCCAGAAATTCAAGTTGCGCAAGATGGCGACTGAGTTACTGGAAAAGAAGCAGAAAGAAGAGCAAATTTAATTCTCGCTCTTTCTATTTTTACTCATAAAGCGATATATCATAATCCAGCGCCGTTGTTCTTTTAGCACATTCACTGCCATTATGTATCATTTCATCTATACTTCTTTTCAAATTGGCAGGATGCATGGCTCCAACATGTGTTTTTATGAGATTTCCATCGCAGAAGTAGAGAAATGTGGTAGTGCCCCGAATATTATATCTTGTTGCAATACCGGGATTTTCTCTGGGGTTAACCATCACAAAATTAACTGAATCCCCATACTGTTTTGAATACTCTCTGAAATGAGGTTCAATAGCCCTGCAATGAGAGGACATGTGGGCAGGAATGCCATAACAAGGGTCGGTTTTTCTCTCTGTGCAACAATATCCAGCAGTGTACTGTCGGTGGCAGAAGCTATTGATTGATTGATTCATCACTTAATTCTTTTGTATGAACAAAGATAAAGTTTTCTCAAACCTTCAGGCATCATCCCGGGAATTATAATGTTCTCAATTTTCTTTTTCTTTACGGAATTTGTGAAGCGCGATCTCAATGGTAGTACTTAGATCCTTTTCAGTAAAAGGCTTAAGTATATATCCATCCGGATCTGTTTCTTTAGCTTTTTTAAAAGTTACATCATCCGAATGGGCCGTAAGATAGACCACCGGAAGGGAAAATCTATCTCTGATTATTTTGGTTGCTTCGATACCATTCATGTCCCCTTTAAGCCTGATATCCATAAGCACCAAATCCGGGAATGTCCCTTCTACCTTAGTAATAGCATCCCTTCCTGTAGAGGCAACGCCTGAAACAATATAACCCAGATCTTTCAAACGGCGTTTTATTACCATTGCCACTATAGCTTCATCTTCTACAACCAGTATTCGTGATTTATTCAATATCACACCTCTTTTTCCCTAAAAGTAATCCTGAAACAGGTCCTGTAATCTGTAGTATCAAGTTCAATATCCCCATCGATCTGGCTTACAAGATTGGAAACAAGTTGTAAGCCCAGTGAGTCGGTATTTCTGAAGTCGATATCAGCCGGGAAGGCACCTCCCGAATCTTCAACCTTTAGTATGAATTGACCTGCATACTTAAAAAAGTCAATGTTAATAACTCCATTCTCACCCTCAATAAAAGCATGTTGCAAAGCATTTGAAGTCAATTCATTAATGATAATGCCCAGAGGTACGGCAGAATCCATATCCAGATATAGATTCTCGACATTAAGATGAATTTTGATAGTATCCTCGTCAACATTATAGGAATTGATGAGATGTTCAACAAGATCTTCGACATAATCCGATAAATTGAGACTGGTGAGGTTTTCTGAATGATACAGCTTTTCATGGATCAGGGCAATTGAACGTACTCTGTTCTCACTTTGCTTGAAGGCCTCCATAACTTCATCCGATTTAAAATTGAGAGATTCAAGGTAAAGAAGACCGGAAACGACCTGCAAATTATTTTTAATCCTGTGATGGATCTCCTTAATTCGAATCTTTTCCATCTTTTTCAAAGTCTCTTCGGCCTTTTTACGTTCATTGATATCCAGAATAATCCCCTGTAATTTATTTGATGAATTTGCAGAAAAACTACCAATAAAAGTTCTCTCCTCAACCCACTTGACCTCTCCGTCCCTTGTAATTATGCGATATTCATAATTAAATTCCTTATCGCCTCTGTTAACTGCTTCAAGGAGTTTTTGCTCAACATTTTCAAGATCTCCAGGCACTACTATATCCGCATAGGTAATATGACCATTTGTAAACTCATCCTGAGTATAACCAAACTGGGAAATGTTCCTGGATACAAATTCTACCGGCCAATTCTTCTGGGACTTCCACTTGAATACGACTACAGGGCTGCGGTTTACTACAGCTTCCATTTCTGCACGCAACCGGTTTGCGTCCTGCAAGCTATCAAGGACCTCATTGAGTCCTTCCGGAATCTTCTTGAAATCAATGTCTACATCAGTATTTGCCCTGATGTCAAGATCGCCTTTAAGAGCTGAATCCGAAATAGTCCTGAACTCATCCACAATCCCGTTTATCCGATTGGTAAAAGAGGCTGCAATAAGATATGCCATCAGTCCCATAAAAACGATGGAAAATGTATAGATCGTGAACAACATCGACCTTAAGGAAGCTACACCTGCAAATATTTCATCCTTCGGAACAGAAAGAAGAATTGAATAATTGCCCGTGGATATGGGTTCATAAAAGAGTATCACATCTTCCCCATTTGACGGGTCAATGATATCGACATGACCATTTTTGCCCTTTTCAATATCACTGGCAACCTCATGAAAGACGGGATTGTCAAAGTCCCTGAGCGTTTTGGAACTAATCCAATCCTTCCTTGTTGGATGGGAAACAATAATCCCCGTATTACTTACCATAAACAGATAACCGGTCTCAAACGCTTTGACACTACTAACCGTATTGTCTACGTAATCCAGACTTACATCCACCCCGCCTATACCTATGAATTCATCGTTCTCAATTATCGGAGAGACATAACTCACAAGAAATGCACCCTGATAATAATAGGGTTCGGTTAATTCATCCTGTTTTGTCCGTTTGGGCAACTGGTAATAATCTGATGTACTGTAATCAACAAGCGGCTCAACATCTACATCCCCCCCAATCCTGTTCCAGTAGGGAAGAAACCTGCCCGTTTTATCATGAGCGATGGTATTTATGTACCGTTCATCCTCTCCATCAAAAGCATCAGGCTCAAAGCCACTATAAGTTCCTATCAGCTGAGGATTATCCTCAAGTATACAGCGTATTACATCGCTGGCTTCCTCTCTTGTAGAAGAGTCATGAATAACGCCCATTGTGGTGGCTATATCCCTTGCAATGGCCATATTGGACTTCATATCTGCATTGAATTGATTGGCATAACTTTGTGCCATTTTAGAAGACTGGTCATAAGCAAGCTGTTCCTCCTGAAAAGTAACCGTTGATATGACTACTGAAGATGAAATAGACAGGATCAGAAAAACACTTACCACAATATACAGAACAAGTTTAAACCTGAGTGACAGGTCTTTCCATGCCAAATCACTCACTTCCATTTATGATTTCAGCCAGCATCTCAGAGGAAACAGGAACAGAAAGATCACAACAATAAACAAATAGTTGTGTCCCCCATTCAATTGAACCTTCAGTGAAACTTATTATGTCCCTGTGGTCATACATATGTGATTTATTGAAAAAACAGAAGTAAGTAAAATCGTCACCAATAGTTAATGAAGGAATGTAGTCGTTTTCCCGCAAAAGCCTGACATCAACATTTGACCGCTCGATCAATTTTTGCATATCTGAAGGCGATTGTGCCAGTATTCTCTCCATTACTGAACCCGTAAAAACCAATTCCAGATTCTTGCCTTGAGAAGAGAGGGAATTAAAAACTTCAACATGATCAGGATGGAAAAAAGAAATCAGAGATTTAATGTAGTTGGATTTAAGCATATTTGAATGCAACTGCGGCTGCAGATCATACATGTGGTCAAGATCGGGTTCAATGACTTCAACTGCACCCAACTGACCTATATTTTCCAGTAAATGACGGGGAATTACATCCATATCACGTGTTTCCCAGTAATATTCTTTGGAATCAAAAACATCAAGCATACATACAAGGGGTGACAGGTTTTCAACTATTAACCGCCCGGTAGTCGTAAGATCATAGATTCCCTCGTCATCTTTGGAGACAAGACCTTTTTCCCTTAGTTTTTTGATTTGAGGAAGAATGGAGGATGAGGTTACATTAAGGTGGTTTTTTACCTTTTTAATATCAGTGGGACCTTCAAGCAAGAGCAAAAGGAATCTTTCCCTCTTGTCGGAAAGAAATATAGTGTCAATAAGTTCCTCTGGAGCCATTCAATATCCCTCAAATTTCAATCTTTTCACAAAGAGAGCAATAATAGTCGAAAAGCTCCCCTCCCCATTTCAGGGCACTCTCATCAAAACTCATTATATCTTTATGATCATAACGGCCGTTTTTATCAAGAAAACTTATGTAAGTAAAACGATCTGAAGTGTCAAGGCCCGGGGGTCTGCAATTTTCCGGGAAAATATACACATGAATATGTGGAGCCCTTATAAGACGGGCCATTTTAGAATCACAGGACTGTTTCATTCTTTCAAAAACCGGTGGCGTCATGATCAAAGACATGCTCTCTGCATGTTCCATTAATTCACAATAAATATCAGGATATTCCGGTCGGTAAAAGGAGATTATCGATTTTATATTTTTGGACTTGAGCAGGTTTTCAGTGAATTCCCGGGGGATTTCAAATGTATGGTTTAAATCAGGTTCAATCAAAAGGTAATTCCCAAGTTCATACAGTCTGCGAAATAATTTTGGTGGTAGTTCACTTAAGTCATGTGCTTCCAGATAGGTATCATCATTGCTCACCATCTCTATCGTATTCAAAAGAGGAAGCATTTTCTCAACAATTAGTTCTCCGATGGTGGAAAGACAGTATTGTTCATTCTCTTCGACTATAAGGTACTTCTCTTTCAGTTTTTTAATCTGGGGCATCATCCCCCTGGAAGTCACATTCAGAGATGTCTTTATCTGATCGATGTTCCTGGGGCCTTCCATTAAAAGAAGCAAGAGATTCAATCTCTTATCGGAAAGCCAAACTGTATCACTTAGCGAAGAACCCATTATATCAGAATAGCTGTTGGAAGTGGATATTATTAATAGTTTCTGTATAAAAAAGGAAAAACAAGATCGGTATATGACACCGATCTTGATCAATGGTCTTAGAATACCAGACCCAGTTCTTCGAGTTTCTTCTTTGCACCGTCATAGACCTTGACGTATTCTTCAGTCGGTGTCACGGTTGCAACATCATAACATTCCTGGAAAGTCTTGCCTGCAGGTGCATTGGCATAATCGCCTTCATAGCTTGCTACAAGTTTGTCCAGAATCTGGTTGACAGTATTGATATCCATACCAGCGGTTGCACGTGCGACCTCACCCATCATACGGGCTTCCATACCGGTTGTCTTGTCAGTGATGACACCCTTGGCGGCTGCAACACCGGACAGGATCTCACGGCCGGATGCGGTATCTGTAATGGACTGGGCTGCAGCCTCAAGCAGGCACATCTCGGTGCATGGACCGGCACATGGATAGTACTGGTTACCGGACATAAGGTCGGTGAACTCGGAGATGGTGGCACATGTCCAACCTGCGATCATAAGGGTCTCACGAGTGTTGGTGGAACCCCAGCGGATGTGGACAGGACCATCAAGGTGCCAGCTGGCACTGCTCATGACCATGGAGTTGAGGTGAGTTGCGACATCGACAATGGCTGTTTCCTCTACACCGCCGGCGTAACCACCAAAGATGGGCATCTGTTCATCCATGATGATGTCGCTGTTACCCTTGTAGTGGGCAATGACAGCGATTGCGTCAAGATCGATCTTGAGTTCGTTCAGCTGGGAGACTTCGTGGCTGTCGTTGGAGTTCATACCACCGACACAGTCTGCACCGATGTTACCCTGTGCAGACAGGGAAGTCTCAGGGCCCTAAACAGCCATACCTGGACGACCTGCCATGGAAGCGGCGGTCCTGATCTGGCGGGTTTCGGATTTGGATGCAAGAACTTCGTAAGGACTGCCGGGGACAGGAGATTTGCCACGGGCAGAGGTCATTACACCGTTGACGATGGTGTCACATTCTTTCTCAAGAGCGTAACTCATGTGTACGGGCATGAAAACGTCTTCGGAGATTGGGGAACCGGTTGGACCACCCTGCACGATTGGCTTTCTCTTGTCGCCTACTTCACGTTTTCTCATGTAAACGGCGTCACGACCAGTACCAAGCTGGAATTCCCTGTGTGGATTGTTGATTGCATCCCAGATCTCGTCTTCTGTGTATTTGACGATACGATGGGTGTCTGTACACCAGATACCACATTCAAGAAGAAGTTCGAAACCGGCTTTGAACAGCCTTTCCATCTGATCCTTGTCGGTTGGAACGAATTCCTTACCAAAGTCAAGGTTGTATTTCTGCTTCAGTTCCATTGTCTTCATTGGAATGGTCATCAGGTCCCAGTCATCCTGGGTGCATTTCTCACCGGTCTGGGCACGGTCATAAAAATCATAGCAAGTTACGGATTTGGTAAATGTCATAAATTATCCTCCCGGTTTTATTTTTTCATTAATTCAAGAGCAACGTTGGCTGCCTCAGCTGCGTTTTCTGCTGTTGCGTCAGCACCGATTTCCTTAATCCAGGAATCTGTGACCGGAGCGCCACCGAACATTACTTTCACAGAGTCACGCAGACCTTCTTCTTCAAGCAGACGCATGACGTCTTTCTGACCGAGCATGGAAGTGGTCATAAGGGCAGAGCCGGAGAGCATAAGTTTCTCGCCTTTGTGGGCTGCTACTTCTTCAATGACCTTGTCGTTGGGTACGTCAACACCCATGTCGATAACAGTGAAACCGTTTGCACCGAGCATGGTTGCAACAAGCCTGTGACCGATGTCATGGATGTCTCCTTCCTGGACGAACTTGATGCAGGTTCCGACGGATTCTGAGGTCTCATCCTCTGCAAGGATCGGATCAAGAATTTCCATGGCGGCTTTCATTGCCTTGGCAGACATCATGATCTGTGGAAGGTAGACTTCGGCGGCTTCGAATTTGTCACCGATGATCTTCATACCGACAGACAGACCATCATTGATGATCTCAAAAGGAGTAAAACCTGCATCCAAGGCTTCCTGGACGAGGGGGCCAGCACCATTGATGTCCTGGTTGACAATCGCATCTCTGAGTTTATCATACATTTCCTGTTTTCCCATTAAATCACCTTATTTTTCATATTATAGATAACCGGCGCGTCGTTAAAAGAAACTATTTACCGGCTAACAACTACTAAGAATCTGATTATTTATTTTATATAAATGTTTTCATTATTGAACATAACTTTTTATACTTAAAAACGCAATCAAAGGACATGTCAAAAAAAGAAATGTATCCTATTAAAGAAAAGATGAGCATGGAAAGCCTGGAAAAAAGGATAAGATACATTGAATACCTTACAAAAGTTTTGACCAGATTGTACTTCATAAAATATCGATACAAAGGTTTTTCAGTGGAAGAATCTGCAAAAAAAACAGGCGTCACAAAAAGGATTGGCTACATATGGCAGAGAAGATGGAATCGTGATGGATATCCCGGATTATTCCCAAAATATGGGGGTGGCAGACCTTCAAAGCTCAGTGAAGAACAGAAATACGAACTGAAAAATATACTTCGGGAAAAAAAGAAATGGAAAACTTCTGATGTAAAGGCAATTATAAAAGAAAACTTTAATGTGGATTATTCATTAAAACAAGTAAAAGTGATAATTGATTCCTTATCCTGATAGTATACGAAGTTACGTGATATACAGATTAAAATTAATTAAAAACTAAGTGATGGCATTATTATCAAATTCAGAATCCAGAGTTCTTACTAAATGTTAAAGCCAAGCCGTAAAGAACATATCATAAACTACAAACAAAGTTTGGATTAAACCCATTAAAATCCTGTAAATTGTATTATATCTAACAGAGCAGGAAGTAAAGAAGGATAAAGTTTTAAAATATCTTTTCGCCTATTCCAAGGGCATATTCATAAAACCTGGATGAAAACAATGAAAATGGACCCACGCTGTACTTACTGCCTTCTTTCAAGAGTACACTACGAAGCAGAACTTGCAACAGACGACAAAGATAAAATTTACAGGGCGATTACAGAATGCATGGATGTAATGCGGAATACCTACAAGCCGGGTGTTGCTGCAGGAGTGGTATCAACAGCCGTACACAGAAAAGCCTATGAAATAATTGAAAACAACGATCCATATTATAACTTAAAGGAACTTAGCAACAGCACTGCACAAAAAGTATATCCTGCTGCTAAAGACCTTATCTATCAAAATGAACCATCCCTGAAAGAAGCATTCAGAAGAGCGATACTTGCAGCGGTCATAGGAAATTATTTTGATTTTGGTGTCATGGGTTTTGATGTTGGAGAGGATGTTTTTGATGAGACATTCATGAACGTCTTTTACAAAGGACTTGACGTTGACGATACATCCGAAATGTTCAAAATGCTTGATAACGTGGTTTATGTAGCGGACAATTGCGGCGAAATTATTCTTGATACATTTGTTTTTGACCTCATCAAAAAGACAGGAGGAAATATAACACTTGTCGTTCGGGGAGAACCAATATTAACCGATGTAACTATGGCAGACGTCAGGCAGCTCAATCTGGAAGATAAAGTAGACAGGGTTTTGACTACAGGATGTAATGCAATTGGAGTTGCTTTTGATGAGGCACCGCAAGAATTACTGGAAGCCTTTGACAAAGCAAGTCTTATTATCAGCAAAGGTATGGCAAATTACGAAACACTTTCAGAAAGGAAAATGGGCCCCATTGCCTACCTGCTGCAGACAAAATGCGAAAGTGTTGCCCAAGACATGGGTCTTGAGAAGGGTTATTCGGTTGCCAAACTCATGAGGTGAGTTTATATGTGTGAACTAAAAGCAGTTCTGGAAAGTGGAGAAGGAAATAGAGACATTATTATAGAATCGGCTACACGCGTGGTTGTGGAAGGAGACGAAATTGAACTTACAGGCATATTCGGTGAAAAAGAAAATGTGCAGGGTTCGATAAAGGAAATCAATTTCTCAAAGGGAGAACTTATAATACTCGGAAATGATTAAATATCAAAATCGGGGGATAGTAACAAATCCCTTTAACTGCAGATATAGCCGACATTACAGGGAGGTACATAAAATGACAGTCAAAGTTGCAATTAACGGTTACGGAACTATCGGAAAGAGAGTTGCAGACGCTGTAAGCGTCCAGGACGACATGGAAATTATTGGTGTGGCAAAAACCCGCCCTAATTTTGAAGCTTTTATGGCAAAGAAAAAGGGATTTGATGTATTTGCACCTGAAGATAGAATAAGGGGAATGGAAGAGGCAAACCTTGAGGTTGAAGGTTCCATTGACGATATGATTGAAAGAGCAGATGTCGTTGTAGACTGTACCCCCGGTGGAATTGGTGAAAAGAACAAACCAATTTATGAAAAAGCAGGCGTCAAAGCTATCTGGCAGGGTGGGGAAGACCACGAACTTGCAGGTTGTTCATTCAATGCACAAAGCAATTATGAAGAAGCACTCGGAAGGGATTTTGTGCGAGTGGTTTCCTGTAATACGACTGGACTCTGCAGGGTCATCAAACCTCTTGATGACGAGTTTGGAGTGAACAAAGCAAGAGTAACCCTTATGAGAAGGGCTGCGGATCCCGGAGATATCAAGAAAGGACCAATCAATGCTATTGTTCCCAATCCCATAAAGCTACCTTCCCACCATGGCCCGGATGTCAAAACCGTCC is a window of Methanohalophilus mahii DSM 5219 DNA encoding:
- a CDS encoding type II glyceraldehyde-3-phosphate dehydrogenase, which gives rise to MTVKVAINGYGTIGKRVADAVSVQDDMEIIGVAKTRPNFEAFMAKKKGFDVFAPEDRIRGMEEANLEVEGSIDDMIERADVVVDCTPGGIGEKNKPIYEKAGVKAIWQGGEDHELAGCSFNAQSNYEEALGRDFVRVVSCNTTGLCRVIKPLDDEFGVNKARVTLMRRAADPGDIKKGPINAIVPNPIKLPSHHGPDVKTVLPGIDIATTAVKLPTTLMHLHTVNMELNSECTAEEIEDLLAKQSRVRFVGQGITSTAEVMELARDMNRPRCDMWENCVWNESITIYEGELYFFQGIHQESDVIPENVDAIRAMMEIEKDGTKSVAKTNKAMGI
- a CDS encoding CooT family nickel-binding protein; translated protein: MCELKAVLESGEGNRDIIIESATRVVVEGDEIELTGIFGEKENVQGSIKEINFSKGELIILGND